One Gemmatimonadaceae bacterium DNA segment encodes these proteins:
- a CDS encoding HAMP domain-containing histidine kinase, translating into MTLRTRLALGILAMVVVMLAPLILSLRAMDEFRRDAERLRDVEFRAAVIVGRARTALQDIDQTRMYLSLFPSPQTAAQFQAKLDTLRLYVDSLGGMTNMVTVPRMRNSMRAVQDEAETALRLASAGRAAMADSIIDRPLLSAIGDVERILTVTEQSIQEETRDRVSAVAVESETARRSALFLLAGAAVLAVLIGLWLTQSVSGPIDELDAGMRAVSEGDFGHPLGIDAGRRDEFGRLAASYNSMAMQLRELDRLKAEFVSVASHELKTPINVITGYLQLLKEHVYGPLTDRQNEVVDTLAAQGKALSRLVRGLLDVSRFEAGGGRIDPRTIALPAFLGDLERTFRVLAIQRDVSFEVARENELPAEVVWDPEQMNEVLGNLLSNAFKFTTKGGLVRLRVRREGDQVQMTVSDTGAGIPAAQLPYVFEKFYTADNQTTGLKGTGLGLAIAKGIVGAHGGSISVQSSVGSGTAFTILLPLRALAARVVNPRTAEASSA; encoded by the coding sequence ATGACGCTTCGTACACGCCTGGCCCTCGGCATTCTCGCGATGGTCGTGGTCATGCTCGCACCGCTCATCCTGTCGCTCCGCGCGATGGATGAGTTTCGTCGCGACGCCGAGCGCCTTCGCGATGTCGAGTTCCGCGCCGCGGTGATCGTCGGCCGGGCAAGGACCGCGCTGCAGGACATCGACCAGACGCGGATGTACCTCTCGCTGTTCCCATCCCCACAGACGGCCGCGCAGTTCCAGGCCAAGCTCGACACCCTGCGGCTCTACGTGGATTCGCTCGGCGGCATGACGAACATGGTCACCGTGCCACGCATGCGAAACTCCATGCGCGCCGTGCAGGACGAGGCAGAAACGGCGCTGCGCCTGGCTTCGGCCGGGCGGGCAGCGATGGCGGACTCGATCATTGATCGACCACTGCTGAGTGCGATCGGCGACGTCGAGCGCATCCTCACCGTGACCGAACAATCGATTCAGGAGGAAACGCGCGATCGGGTGTCGGCGGTCGCGGTGGAATCCGAGACGGCGCGACGATCGGCACTCTTCCTGCTCGCTGGAGCGGCGGTGCTCGCCGTACTCATCGGCCTGTGGCTCACGCAGTCGGTGTCTGGTCCGATCGACGAGCTCGACGCGGGCATGCGCGCCGTCTCTGAGGGCGACTTTGGCCACCCGCTCGGTATCGACGCCGGTCGGCGCGACGAGTTCGGTCGACTGGCGGCGTCGTACAACTCCATGGCGATGCAGCTGCGGGAACTCGATCGGCTGAAGGCCGAGTTCGTGTCCGTGGCGTCGCACGAACTCAAGACTCCCATCAACGTCATCACGGGCTACCTGCAGCTGCTGAAGGAGCACGTGTATGGCCCACTCACCGACCGACAGAACGAAGTCGTCGACACGTTGGCCGCGCAGGGAAAGGCGCTGTCGCGACTCGTGCGCGGATTGCTGGACGTGTCGCGATTCGAGGCCGGGGGGGGCCGCATCGACCCACGCACGATCGCGCTCCCGGCATTCCTCGGCGACCTCGAGCGCACCTTCCGCGTGCTCGCCATCCAGCGCGATGTCTCTTTCGAGGTCGCGCGAGAGAACGAGCTTCCGGCGGAGGTGGTGTGGGATCCGGAACAGATGAACGAGGTGCTGGGTAACCTGTTGTCAAACGCGTTCAAGTTCACGACGAAGGGCGGATTGGTGCGGCTCCGCGTGCGACGCGAGGGCGACCAGGTCCAGATGACGGTATCGGACACCGGCGCGGGCATTCCGGCGGCCCAACTGCCCTACGTGTTCGAGAAGTTCTATACGGCCGACAACCAGACGACGGGACTCAAGGGAACGGGCCTCGGCCTCGCCATCGCCAAGGGCATCGTCGGCGCCCACGGCGGCTCGATCTCGGTCCAGAGTTCCGTAGGTTCCGGCACCGCCTTCACGATCCTGCTGCCGCTGCGCGCGCTCGCGGCGCGGGTCGTCAACCCCCGCACGGCCGAAGCCTCTTCTGCATGA
- the recG gene encoding ATP-dependent DNA helicase RecG: MSAAHGDGPARPRVALETPIQFLKGVGERRAELMHRIGLHTAGDLLYHVPHRYEDASTITPIQAVQPGMDVTVLGRVISKGVLPTRRGLRIFQAVIRDPTGLLEVSWPGQPFLDRSIDKGHLLLLSGPCRFYHGRQLQPREYVNFGADDDDDAEQGRVLAVYRATEGVTVRQIRALIEQHLDALTSQVEDYLPAAIRDAVGVPPLAEAMQLVHRPATLGDAIRGRNRLAFDELLFVQILQRRANAVARAPRRGIMFEAQKTLTSRLAAALPFELTRAQRRAIREITADMCSAHRMHRLLQGDVGSGKTIVAVFAALLAMENGFQAALMAPTELLAEQHARSLGQLLAPLAIFPVPLWGSQGTAARREAEAQLASTAPVIAIGTHALVQEATRFGRLGLAIIDEQHRFGVEQRAALGGKGESPDMLLMSATPIPRSLALTTYGDLDVSTIDERPPGRQPVTTAHRPESARARVLAFVTSQLRAGRQAYIVYPVIEESEKVDLRAATTMHADLAGGALAGFRLALLHGRLPADERDAIMRSFRDGAIDALVATTVIEVGIDVANATVMLIEHPERFGLSQLHQLRGRVGRGAQESYCILLGDVGEEAAERLRVFTTTDDGFEIARADLRLRGMGDLFGKQQSGDASFRIADPVRDEALLEAAQRVATSLLSDDPTLARPEHATLRRTIGHRYSRALELFRVG, translated from the coding sequence GTGAGCGCCGCGCACGGCGATGGGCCGGCGCGCCCGCGGGTGGCCCTCGAGACCCCGATCCAGTTTCTCAAAGGCGTCGGTGAACGCCGGGCGGAGCTCATGCACCGCATCGGCCTTCATACGGCGGGCGACCTGCTGTACCACGTGCCGCATCGCTACGAAGACGCGAGCACCATCACGCCCATTCAGGCGGTGCAGCCGGGCATGGATGTCACCGTGCTCGGTCGCGTGATCTCCAAAGGCGTCCTGCCGACGCGTCGCGGCCTGCGGATCTTCCAGGCCGTGATCAGGGATCCCACCGGCCTGCTCGAGGTTTCGTGGCCTGGTCAACCCTTTCTCGATCGTTCGATCGACAAGGGGCATCTCCTGCTGCTTTCGGGGCCGTGTCGCTTCTACCACGGCCGGCAGCTGCAGCCGCGCGAGTACGTGAACTTCGGGGCGGACGACGACGATGACGCGGAGCAGGGGCGCGTGCTCGCCGTCTATCGCGCGACCGAGGGCGTGACCGTTCGGCAGATCCGCGCCCTGATCGAGCAGCACCTCGACGCCCTCACGTCTCAGGTGGAGGACTACCTGCCGGCAGCGATCCGCGATGCCGTCGGTGTGCCGCCGCTTGCGGAGGCCATGCAGCTCGTGCACCGCCCGGCCACGCTCGGTGATGCCATCCGTGGGCGCAACCGGCTGGCCTTTGACGAACTGCTGTTCGTGCAGATCCTGCAGCGGCGTGCGAACGCCGTGGCGCGGGCCCCGCGGCGTGGCATCATGTTCGAGGCGCAGAAGACGCTCACCAGCCGCCTCGCCGCGGCGCTGCCGTTTGAGCTGACGCGGGCACAGCGACGGGCGATTCGCGAGATCACCGCGGACATGTGCTCGGCGCATCGCATGCACCGGCTGCTCCAGGGAGACGTGGGCAGCGGCAAGACCATCGTGGCGGTGTTCGCCGCGCTGCTGGCGATGGAGAACGGCTTTCAGGCGGCGCTCATGGCGCCGACCGAGCTGCTGGCGGAGCAGCATGCACGATCGCTTGGCCAGCTGCTCGCGCCGCTCGCAATCTTCCCGGTCCCCCTCTGGGGAAGTCAGGGCACCGCGGCGCGCCGCGAGGCCGAGGCGCAGCTGGCATCCACCGCGCCGGTGATCGCAATCGGCACGCACGCCCTGGTGCAGGAGGCGACGCGCTTCGGACGCCTGGGCCTCGCGATCATCGACGAGCAGCATCGCTTTGGCGTGGAGCAGCGCGCCGCGTTAGGCGGCAAGGGCGAATCGCCGGACATGTTGCTGATGTCGGCGACGCCCATCCCCCGATCGCTCGCGCTGACCACCTACGGCGACCTCGACGTGAGCACGATCGACGAGCGGCCACCGGGGCGTCAGCCTGTGACGACCGCGCACCGGCCGGAGTCGGCGCGCGCGCGGGTGCTCGCGTTCGTGACCTCGCAGCTGCGCGCCGGGCGCCAGGCGTACATCGTCTACCCGGTCATCGAGGAGTCCGAAAAGGTGGACCTCAGGGCGGCAACGACCATGCACGCCGACCTGGCCGGCGGGGCGCTCGCCGGCTTTCGCCTCGCCCTGCTGCATGGGCGGCTGCCGGCCGACGAGCGCGACGCGATCATGCGATCCTTCCGCGACGGCGCCATTGATGCGCTCGTGGCCACCACGGTCATCGAGGTCGGCATCGACGTTGCCAACGCCACCGTGATGCTCATCGAACATCCCGAGCGGTTCGGCCTGTCGCAGCTCCATCAGCTCCGCGGGCGTGTCGGGCGTGGTGCCCAGGAGTCCTACTGCATCCTGTTAGGTGACGTCGGCGAGGAGGCCGCGGAGCGTCTGCGCGTCTTCACGACGACGGACGATGGCTTCGAGATCGCGCGCGCCGACCTCCGGCTCCGCGGCATGGGCGACCTCTTTGGCAAGCAGCAGAGTGGTGACGCGTCATTCCGGATCGCGGACCCCGTGCGGGACGAGGCACTGCTCGAGGCGGCACAGCGCGTCGCGACGAGCCTCCTGTCCGACGACCCCACCCTCGCACGGCCCGAGCACGCGACGCTCCGCCGAACGATCGGCCATCGCTACTCGCGTGCCCTGGAGCTTTTTCGCGTGGGATGA
- the ftsY gene encoding signal recognition particle-docking protein FtsY, which translates to MARLFRRSDDTPRRSLWQRIKDLALTDVTVLARRGAKEGSLEAVEELLLEADFGVPTTLRLVEDLDRLARRGDVKSHDQFLGALSSGIAGALRSGNADPALRLAASRPTVILVVGVNGAGKTTFIGKLASRFRAEGKQVVLGAGDTFRAGAIDQLRVWAERTGAAFVGGRAGGDPAAVAFDAIDAGVTRGADVVIIDTAGRLHTSDSLMDELRKVARVIKRRLPEAPHETLLVLDGTIGQNAVAQARTFADAVAVTGLVVTKVDGTAKGGIVVAVHEAIDVPVKFIGTGEQATDLEPFDADAFAREVLEA; encoded by the coding sequence ATGGCTCGACTGTTCCGCCGTTCTGACGACACTCCGCGCAGATCCCTGTGGCAGCGGATCAAGGATCTCGCGCTCACTGACGTCACCGTTCTGGCGCGTCGAGGCGCCAAGGAGGGTTCGCTCGAAGCCGTGGAGGAACTGCTCCTCGAGGCCGACTTCGGCGTCCCGACGACGCTGCGACTGGTGGAGGACCTTGACCGGCTCGCCAGGCGCGGCGACGTCAAGTCGCACGACCAGTTCCTCGGCGCGCTCTCGTCAGGCATCGCCGGCGCGCTGCGCAGTGGTAACGCCGATCCGGCGCTGCGTCTCGCGGCCTCGCGCCCCACGGTCATCCTGGTCGTCGGAGTCAATGGGGCAGGCAAGACCACGTTCATCGGCAAGCTGGCCTCGCGCTTTCGCGCGGAGGGCAAGCAGGTCGTGCTCGGCGCCGGCGACACCTTTCGTGCCGGGGCGATCGATCAGCTGCGCGTGTGGGCCGAGCGCACGGGGGCGGCCTTTGTTGGCGGTCGCGCCGGTGGGGATCCCGCGGCGGTGGCCTTTGACGCGATTGACGCCGGCGTGACACGCGGCGCCGATGTGGTCATCATCGATACCGCCGGTCGCCTCCACACGAGCGATAGCCTGATGGATGAACTGCGGAAGGTCGCGCGCGTGATCAAGCGTCGACTCCCCGAGGCCCCACACGAGACGCTGCTGGTGCTCGACGGCACCATCGGGCAGAACGCCGTGGCGCAGGCGCGCACGTTTGCCGACGCGGTGGCCGTCACCGGACTCGTCGTGACCAAGGTCGATGGCACGGCCAAGGGAGGGATCGTGGTCGCGGTGCATGAGGCGATCGACGTGCCGGTGAAGTTCATCGGTACGGGAGAGCAGGCGACGGACCTGGAGCCGTTCGATGCCGACGCGTTCGCCCGCGAGGTTCTCGAGGCCTGA
- the ftsZ gene encoding cell division protein FtsZ, producing the protein MIFEFEENASQNARMKVVGVGGGGGNAVNRMIDERLEGVEFISINTDAQTLLSSKSDVKIQIGKKLTRGLGAGARPEIGRQAIEENRDEVQRALSGSDLVFVTCGMGGGTGTGAAPIVCELAKDVGALTVGIVTKPFLFEGRKRMRQAEMGITDMRVHVDTMIVVPNERLLAVVGKGIPFQDALKKADEVLLHATQGISTLISRTGLVNVDFADVRTVMQNGGSALMGTGIGRGENRAMEAAQQAISSPLLDNISIAGSSGVLLNITGGGDLTLGEVTQISEIVHDAAGDDAEIIFGAVHEPAMQGEIRVTVIATGFDRAFGHTGVTAHAQPAVGGNSRTVIPINTGRTAIQPPPPPRAIAKPAPPDPNRRFMPPASSTPHAPPSPSARPADQIQDLDIPTFIRRQMD; encoded by the coding sequence ATGATTTTCGAATTCGAGGAGAACGCGAGCCAGAACGCCAGGATGAAGGTCGTCGGCGTCGGCGGCGGTGGTGGGAACGCCGTCAATCGCATGATCGATGAGCGACTCGAAGGAGTCGAGTTCATTTCGATCAACACCGATGCGCAGACGCTCCTGTCGTCGAAGTCGGACGTGAAGATCCAGATCGGCAAGAAGCTGACGCGGGGGCTCGGCGCCGGGGCGCGCCCCGAGATCGGCCGGCAGGCGATCGAGGAGAATCGCGACGAGGTGCAGCGCGCTCTCAGCGGATCCGACCTCGTCTTCGTGACCTGCGGCATGGGCGGCGGGACCGGGACGGGCGCGGCGCCGATCGTGTGCGAACTCGCAAAGGACGTCGGGGCGCTCACGGTCGGCATCGTCACCAAGCCGTTCCTCTTCGAGGGACGCAAGCGGATGCGCCAGGCGGAAATGGGCATCACCGACATGCGCGTGCACGTGGACACGATGATCGTCGTGCCCAACGAGCGGCTGCTGGCGGTCGTCGGCAAGGGTATCCCGTTCCAGGACGCGCTCAAGAAGGCGGACGAGGTCCTGCTGCACGCCACGCAGGGCATCTCGACGCTCATTTCCCGCACGGGCCTCGTCAACGTCGACTTCGCCGACGTGCGCACCGTCATGCAGAACGGCGGCTCCGCGCTGATGGGCACCGGAATCGGTCGGGGCGAAAACCGGGCGATGGAAGCGGCCCAGCAGGCGATCTCCTCGCCGTTGCTCGACAACATCTCCATCGCCGGATCGTCCGGTGTGCTGCTCAACATCACCGGCGGCGGCGACCTCACCCTGGGCGAGGTCACGCAGATCTCCGAGATCGTGCATGACGCCGCGGGCGATGACGCCGAGATCATCTTTGGCGCCGTGCACGAGCCGGCCATGCAGGGCGAGATTCGCGTCACGGTCATCGCCACCGGGTTCGACCGCGCGTTTGGACACACCGGGGTCACGGCGCATGCACAGCCCGCGGTGGGCGGGAACTCGCGCACGGTGATTCCGATCAACACCGGGCGCACGGCCATCCAGCCTCCGCCTCCGCCGCGTGCCATCGCCAAGCCGGCGCCGCCGGATCCGAACCGACGCTTCATGCCGCCGGCCTCGTCCACGCCGCACGCGCCCCCCTCGCCATCAGCGCGCCCCGCGGATCAGATTCAGGATCTCGATATTCCGACGTTCATCCGGAGGCAGATGGATTGA
- the ftsA gene encoding cell division protein FtsA: MNAERLVAGLDIGSAKTTVIIGEVVGDLPRRPGIKVLGLGQARTTGLRRGVVSDIEETTQSIRKAMTDAEQMAGAKVEACYVGITGEHVQAMTSKGIVAVSGDEIGKADVDRANAVARAQSIPPDRELLHAIPQEYTVDKHEGVRDPVGMLGTRLETEMYLVSIGQSPASNLRKAVERAGYHVAEFVVKPLASSLAVLTDDERELGVAVIEMGAGTTDVAVFHEAKIRHLGTIALGGNNVTNDIVHGLGLTQVDAERIKERYGCAYEPLVDPSEVISLPGTAAQGERQVPRELLAHIIHQRVDEIFDHVIREIDTAGFAGRLSAGIVLTGGVAAHPGVGELAAEVFGTGVRVGVPSEQLSGLADAVEAPRYSTAVGLTLYAANRLALGSATVGGRRVALAAPNVDKLAQRVKTWLQDFF, from the coding sequence ATGAACGCCGAACGACTCGTCGCCGGACTCGACATCGGGTCGGCCAAGACTACCGTGATCATCGGCGAGGTCGTGGGCGACCTGCCGCGTCGTCCCGGCATCAAGGTGCTTGGCCTCGGTCAGGCGCGGACGACCGGGCTGCGACGCGGCGTCGTGTCCGACATCGAGGAGACCACGCAGTCGATTCGCAAGGCCATGACGGACGCCGAGCAAATGGCGGGCGCGAAGGTCGAGGCGTGTTACGTCGGGATCACCGGCGAACACGTGCAGGCGATGACCTCCAAGGGCATCGTCGCCGTGTCCGGCGATGAAATCGGCAAGGCCGACGTGGATCGCGCCAACGCGGTGGCGCGCGCGCAATCGATCCCTCCGGACCGTGAGTTGCTGCACGCCATTCCGCAGGAGTACACGGTCGACAAGCACGAAGGCGTTCGTGACCCGGTCGGCATGCTGGGGACCCGGCTCGAGACGGAGATGTACCTCGTGTCGATCGGTCAGTCGCCGGCCAGCAACCTCCGCAAGGCCGTCGAGCGAGCCGGCTACCATGTGGCGGAGTTCGTGGTGAAGCCTCTGGCGAGCTCACTGGCCGTTCTCACCGACGACGAACGCGAACTCGGTGTGGCCGTGATCGAGATGGGCGCCGGGACCACGGACGTGGCGGTGTTCCACGAGGCAAAGATCCGCCACCTGGGTACCATTGCCCTGGGGGGGAACAACGTCACCAACGACATCGTGCACGGGTTGGGTCTCACCCAGGTGGACGCCGAGCGAATCAAGGAGCGCTACGGCTGCGCGTACGAGCCGCTCGTCGACCCGTCGGAAGTGATTTCGTTGCCGGGGACGGCGGCGCAGGGCGAGCGGCAGGTGCCGCGGGAGCTGCTGGCGCACATCATCCATCAACGAGTGGACGAGATCTTCGATCACGTCATTCGCGAGATCGATACGGCGGGATTTGCCGGTCGGCTGAGCGCGGGAATCGTGCTGACGGGTGGCGTCGCGGCGCACCCCGGCGTGGGGGAGCTGGCGGCCGAGGTGTTCGGCACGGGTGTGCGCGTGGGCGTTCCATCGGAACAGTTGAGTGGCCTTGCGGACGCGGTGGAGGCGCCGCGGTACTCGACGGCGGTGGGCCTGACGCTGTACGCGGCGAACCGCCTGGCGCTGGGGAGCGCGACGGTGGGCGGGCGTCGCGTGGCGCTGGCGGCCCCCAATGTGGACAAGCTGGCCCAGCGGGTGAAGACGTGGTTGCAGGACTTCTTTTGA
- the asnS gene encoding asparagine--tRNA ligase — MPRARRVRSVIDLPGIAGPRARLPRFRAIHTFRVPRTQFHPRPYVSKTYATVATLPKVVSQSVTVRGWVAHLRSSGKVAFLVLRDGTGQLQCVLVKSQLSPEDWALFGTLTQETSVAVTGEVRAEPRAPGGYEMGVTRLEVIGSSPLDYPIQPKEHGVDFLLDHRHLWLRSPRQVALMRVRHEIEQAIHDFYYERGFIHVDTPILTAAIGERSGLFSTEYFEEGNAYLAQTGQLYGEAAAAALGCIYTFGPTFRAEKSKTRRHLTEFWMIEPEMAWYDTHANMQLQEDMLVYLVGRVLERRQAELRELERDLAPLQKVRGPFPRIQYTDAVAILQGKGSTITWGDDLGAEDESLLVADYETPVFVCNYPKQAKAFYMKENPDDPRTVLCDDCLAPEGYGEIIGGSQREDDHDKLLARIHEEGLPVDAYGWYLDLRKYGTFVHSGFGLGLERTVAWITGTPHIRECIAFPRMMHRLRP; from the coding sequence ATGCCGAGGGCCAGGCGTGTACGAAGCGTCATCGATCTCCCGGGAATCGCGGGGCCGCGGGCTCGGTTGCCGCGGTTCCGCGCCATTCATACCTTTCGCGTCCCCCGCACCCAATTCCACCCAAGGCCTTACGTGTCAAAAACCTACGCTACGGTAGCGACCCTGCCAAAGGTGGTCTCGCAGTCCGTCACCGTCCGCGGCTGGGTCGCGCACCTGCGGTCATCGGGCAAGGTGGCCTTTCTCGTGCTCCGTGATGGCACGGGACAGCTGCAGTGCGTGCTCGTGAAGAGCCAGCTCTCGCCGGAGGACTGGGCGCTGTTCGGCACTCTGACGCAGGAGACGAGCGTTGCGGTCACGGGTGAGGTTCGTGCCGAGCCGCGGGCGCCCGGCGGCTACGAAATGGGCGTCACGCGACTCGAAGTCATCGGAAGCAGCCCGCTCGACTATCCCATTCAGCCCAAGGAACACGGCGTCGACTTTCTGCTCGACCATCGGCACCTGTGGCTGAGGTCGCCCCGTCAGGTTGCCCTGATGCGCGTCCGGCACGAGATCGAGCAGGCGATACACGACTTTTACTACGAACGCGGATTCATCCACGTCGACACGCCGATCCTGACCGCAGCGATCGGCGAACGCTCAGGACTGTTTTCCACGGAGTACTTCGAGGAGGGTAATGCCTACCTGGCACAGACCGGCCAGCTCTATGGCGAAGCTGCCGCGGCGGCGCTGGGCTGCATCTATACGTTTGGCCCGACCTTTCGGGCCGAGAAGTCCAAGACCCGGCGGCACCTGACCGAGTTCTGGATGATCGAGCCGGAGATGGCGTGGTACGACACGCACGCCAACATGCAGCTGCAGGAGGACATGCTCGTCTACCTCGTGGGTCGCGTCCTCGAGCGGCGGCAGGCCGAGCTTCGGGAACTCGAGCGCGACCTGGCACCGCTGCAGAAGGTGCGGGGGCCGTTCCCGCGCATCCAATACACGGACGCCGTGGCCATCCTGCAGGGCAAGGGCAGCACCATCACGTGGGGCGACGACCTCGGTGCCGAGGACGAGTCGCTGCTCGTCGCCGACTACGAGACACCGGTCTTTGTGTGCAACTATCCAAAGCAGGCGAAGGCGTTCTACATGAAGGAGAACCCCGATGACCCGCGGACCGTGCTCTGTGACGACTGCCTTGCCCCGGAAGGGTACGGCGAGATCATCGGCGGATCCCAGCGCGAGGATGACCACGACAAACTGCTCGCCCGCATCCACGAGGAAGGCCTTCCGGTCGACGCGTACGGCTGGTACCTCGATCTCCGGAAGTACGGCACGTTCGTGCATTCCGGGTTTGGGCTTGGGCTCGAGCGCACGGTGGCGTGGATCACCGGGACGCCCCACATCCGCGAGTGCATTGCGTTCCCGCGCATGATGCACCGCCTCCGACCCTGA
- a CDS encoding FtsQ-type POTRA domain-containing protein produces MTSDAPESARDSASPGPRWGRRLAAAAMALLLITVLTIPWWGRSLAFFRVRSVDVRGTRYTRPAELVARLRVDTLTSIWMPLDSLEARVERHPQVRSATLRRWLPNKLVMEIVENEPIALVPAPRGMRAYEESGRALPLDPARVVTDLPIVERADTAIFRLLADLKADNPSMYAQVSEIRFVGRDQLRVMLLDVPVLALRGLVVERFDELSSVRRDLARQRIVPAELDLRFKDQVIVRLP; encoded by the coding sequence ATGACGAGCGACGCACCCGAGTCCGCCCGGGACTCGGCTTCCCCGGGGCCGCGGTGGGGACGACGGCTGGCGGCCGCCGCGATGGCGCTCCTGCTGATCACGGTGCTCACCATCCCCTGGTGGGGGCGATCGCTCGCGTTCTTCCGCGTCCGGTCAGTGGACGTACGCGGGACGCGCTACACGCGGCCGGCCGAGCTGGTGGCTCGCCTTCGCGTCGACACGCTCACGTCGATCTGGATGCCACTCGACTCGCTGGAGGCGCGCGTCGAACGACATCCGCAGGTCCGCTCGGCGACCCTGCGTCGCTGGCTCCCGAACAAACTGGTCATGGAGATCGTCGAGAACGAACCGATCGCCCTGGTCCCGGCGCCGCGAGGCATGCGGGCGTATGAGGAGTCGGGGCGCGCGCTGCCACTCGATCCCGCGCGCGTGGTCACCGACCTGCCGATCGTCGAGCGCGCGGACACGGCGATCTTTCGTCTGCTCGCTGATCTCAAGGCCGACAATCCCTCCATGTACGCGCAGGTGTCGGAGATTCGGTTCGTGGGTCGAGACCAGTTGCGCGTGATGCTGCTGGACGTTCCCGTGTTGGCGTTGCGCGGACTCGTCGTCGAACGCTTCGACGAGCTATCTTCCGTTCGGCGCGACCTGGCGCGCCAGCGCATTGTGCCCGCCGAGCTGGATCTTCGCTTCAAGGACCAAGTCATCGTCCGCCTCCCATGA
- a CDS encoding M23 family metallopeptidase, translated as MRPMGRVLAFLTVALLAWGAIAVMRPLPERKAGTVLSGRRVPSWVTRVDTLGSGETITELLDRLGLTGKEAQDALDAATAGLDPRRLRAGMRITLGAESADSVPSEIVLHLAVDRLLRLRRSDSGWVGAEESLPWTTDTLVVGGTLGANLYDAFDRGAVNLPRDVRAELAWDVADVFEYRLDMSRDLQEGDAFLVLIERQQTTTGVVRVGNVLAVDYTTGGKRLRVIRLPGSEGRARYFDEDGRSMQAMFLRAPLEFRRISSVFGMRRHPILGVVRRHRGTDYAASSGTPVRSIGDGVVVTAGRMSGFGNVIDVRHPNGFVTRYGHLRGFATGIRRGVRVGIGQTIGFVGMTGLATAPHLHFEVLVRGVQQNPRTALSSTAGAPLEASERSAFDRARTIALARLDQHANGASSPSDTVRDHD; from the coding sequence ATGCGACCGATGGGTCGCGTGCTGGCGTTTCTCACGGTGGCGCTCCTGGCTTGGGGCGCCATTGCTGTCATGCGCCCGCTCCCGGAGCGAAAGGCCGGGACCGTCCTCTCCGGCCGTCGGGTGCCATCGTGGGTCACCCGGGTCGACACGTTAGGCAGCGGGGAGACCATCACCGAGCTGCTCGATCGACTCGGCCTCACGGGCAAGGAAGCGCAGGACGCGTTGGACGCGGCCACCGCCGGCCTCGATCCTCGGCGCCTCCGCGCCGGGATGCGCATCACACTGGGCGCCGAGTCCGCCGACTCCGTGCCGTCGGAGATCGTGCTCCACCTCGCGGTCGACCGCCTGCTGCGCCTGCGTCGCAGCGATTCGGGCTGGGTCGGTGCCGAAGAGTCGCTGCCCTGGACGACCGACACCCTGGTCGTCGGCGGAACCCTTGGCGCGAATCTCTACGACGCCTTCGATCGAGGGGCCGTAAACCTGCCCCGGGATGTGCGCGCCGAACTCGCGTGGGATGTTGCCGACGTCTTCGAGTACCGCCTGGACATGAGCCGCGACCTGCAGGAGGGTGATGCCTTCCTGGTCCTCATCGAGCGACAGCAGACCACCACGGGCGTCGTGCGCGTGGGCAACGTGCTCGCCGTGGACTACACCACGGGGGGAAAGCGACTGCGCGTGATCCGACTGCCAGGCAGTGAAGGCCGAGCACGATACTTTGACGAGGACGGACGCAGCATGCAGGCGATGTTCCTCCGGGCGCCGCTCGAGTTCCGTCGGATCTCCTCGGTGTTCGGCATGCGGCGCCACCCGATCCTCGGCGTGGTTCGGCGTCATCGCGGCACCGACTATGCTGCGTCCTCCGGTACCCCTGTCCGGTCGATCGGCGACGGCGTCGTGGTCACGGCGGGACGCATGAGCGGATTCGGCAACGTGATCGATGTGCGCCACCCCAACGGCTTCGTCACGCGGTACGGTCATCTGCGCGGATTCGCGACCGGCATCCGGCGCGGCGTGCGGGTGGGGATCGGCCAGACCATCGGCTTCGTCGGTATGACCGGCCTTGCGACCGCGCCGCACCTGCATTTTGAAGTCCTGGTGCGTGGCGTCCAGCAGAACCCGAGGACCGCGCTGTCGTCCACCGCCGGCGCACCGCTCGAGGCGTCAGAACGCTCGGCCTTTGATCGGGCGCGGACCATTGCGCTCGCGCGGCTCGACCAGCACGCGAACGGCGCCTCCTCGCCATCGGACACGGTGCGGGATCACGACTGA